A window from uncultured Desulfobacter sp. encodes these proteins:
- a CDS encoding heavy metal translocating P-type ATPase, whose translation MTTTHEINVYGMMCSHCENAVKKALEKFDGVSDVVASFEQEKVTLALEGDTADLSELKAAILEEGYALTPQAVAEEGRAPEEQVNSETDTPDDPPTLCNLSFSIQGMHCANCALAIEKAFAKTEGIANTAINLPLEKGFVSYDPNIMDDQKVLEVVKNAGYTAFFETGDEHTGGRREKFRFLFALGITIPMMAIMHVMPFGPVVTNIILCIMATAVMIVSGRTFFEGAYYSLKNRLANMDVLITLGVSAAYFYSLFSLIFLDASQMLFFDSAAMLITFIMIGKMLEARAKGKTGQALKTLLALNADTARVIKDGKEQIVDVSMVVPGDTVRVLAGEKIPVDGEILGGKTAVDESMLTGESFPVQKSAGDAVTGATINMSAAITMTTTRTGNDTVLSGIIKMVEDAQADKAPIQRVADTASNIFVPVVTVVSLITFAIWYIAAPGFIPAGSTPFLFAFERMIAVLVIACPCALGLATPTAVMVGSGIGLNRGILFKKGSALENISHLDMILFDKTGTLTTGTPSVTGIFPAQGIEEEQLLSWAASAEDNSSHPLAPAVTRFAREKGIDPEITSDSKELSGRGIECRLDGQLLRAGNLALVADDNMPDTIKTRGQELADQGKSLVFISLDHQVKGVIALEDQIKPEAKDAIAQLHAAGIQTALVSGDNKAAARWAAQQAGITEVAAEVMPEDKINQVKKWQAKGLKVAMVGDGINDAPALAQADIGIAIGSGTDVAKETCEVVLVKNDLNDVNRAVRLGKKTLSTIKRNFFWAFFYNVMMIPVAAGVLYPEFRISLTPEAAAIAMWFSSLSVVGNSLLLNRFGRRLDA comes from the coding sequence ATGACCACCACCCATGAAATAAACGTATACGGCATGATGTGCTCCCACTGCGAAAACGCCGTCAAAAAAGCCCTGGAAAAATTTGACGGTGTCAGTGATGTAGTTGCTTCATTTGAACAGGAAAAAGTCACCCTGGCTCTGGAAGGCGACACAGCCGATTTATCAGAACTCAAGGCTGCCATTCTTGAGGAGGGTTATGCTCTGACTCCGCAAGCCGTTGCAGAAGAAGGCAGAGCCCCAGAGGAGCAAGTTAATTCGGAAACCGATACTCCGGATGATCCCCCGACCCTCTGTAATTTGAGCTTTTCCATCCAGGGCATGCATTGTGCCAACTGTGCCCTGGCCATTGAAAAGGCGTTTGCAAAGACAGAAGGCATCGCAAACACGGCCATCAACCTGCCCCTTGAAAAAGGCTTTGTTTCATATGATCCGAATATTATGGATGACCAGAAGGTGTTGGAGGTAGTCAAAAACGCTGGTTACACGGCATTCTTTGAAACTGGCGACGAGCATACAGGGGGCCGCCGGGAAAAATTCAGATTTTTATTTGCGCTGGGCATCACCATTCCCATGATGGCCATCATGCATGTGATGCCCTTTGGTCCTGTGGTCACCAATATCATCCTTTGCATCATGGCCACGGCGGTAATGATCGTTTCCGGCCGGACCTTTTTTGAAGGGGCCTATTATTCGCTAAAGAACCGACTGGCCAATATGGATGTGCTTATCACCTTAGGGGTCAGTGCCGCCTACTTTTACAGTCTGTTTTCCCTGATCTTCTTAGATGCCTCCCAGATGCTGTTTTTTGACAGTGCTGCCATGCTCATCACATTTATCATGATCGGCAAGATGCTTGAGGCCAGAGCCAAGGGCAAAACCGGCCAGGCGCTTAAAACCCTGCTGGCATTAAATGCGGACACAGCCAGGGTGATCAAGGACGGCAAGGAACAGATTGTGGATGTTTCCATGGTCGTTCCCGGGGATACGGTCCGGGTGCTGGCCGGAGAAAAAATCCCCGTGGACGGCGAGATCCTTGGGGGAAAAACCGCGGTGGATGAATCCATGCTCACAGGCGAATCCTTCCCAGTTCAAAAATCTGCGGGTGATGCCGTCACAGGTGCCACCATCAATATGTCCGCAGCCATCACAATGACCACCACTCGCACCGGTAACGATACGGTTCTGTCCGGCATTATTAAAATGGTGGAGGATGCCCAGGCAGACAAAGCCCCCATCCAGCGGGTGGCCGACACGGCATCGAACATTTTTGTTCCCGTAGTTACGGTTGTCTCTTTGATAACATTTGCCATCTGGTACATAGCGGCTCCAGGGTTTATTCCAGCCGGCAGCACCCCGTTTTTATTTGCCTTTGAACGCATGATCGCTGTGCTTGTGATTGCCTGCCCCTGCGCACTGGGACTTGCCACCCCCACGGCCGTCATGGTGGGATCCGGTATAGGCCTTAACCGGGGGATCCTGTTTAAAAAAGGGTCTGCCCTGGAAAACATTTCCCACCTGGACATGATCCTGTTTGACAAAACCGGCACCCTGACCACGGGCACGCCTTCGGTGACAGGTATTTTTCCGGCCCAAGGTATTGAAGAAGAACAGTTACTTTCCTGGGCTGCCTCAGCCGAAGACAACTCCAGCCACCCCCTGGCACCGGCCGTGACCCGGTTTGCCCGGGAAAAAGGCATAGATCCTGAAATCACCTCGGACTCAAAAGAACTGTCGGGCAGGGGAATTGAATGCCGCCTTGACGGCCAACTGCTCAGGGCCGGAAACCTGGCGCTGGTGGCCGACGACAACATGCCCGATACGATCAAAACCCGTGGTCAGGAGTTGGCCGACCAGGGAAAAAGTCTTGTTTTCATCAGTCTGGATCACCAGGTAAAAGGAGTAATCGCCCTGGAAGACCAGATCAAACCCGAGGCCAAGGATGCCATAGCGCAGTTGCATGCGGCAGGCATCCAGACCGCCCTGGTATCCGGGGACAACAAAGCCGCAGCACGCTGGGCGGCACAACAGGCCGGCATCACGGAAGTGGCGGCCGAGGTAATGCCCGAAGATAAGATCAATCAGGTAAAAAAATGGCAGGCCAAAGGGTTAAAGGTCGCCATGGTGGGTGACGGCATCAACGATGCCCCGGCCCTGGCCCAGGCGGACATTGGCATCGCCATTGGTTCGGGCACGGATGTGGCCAAAGAGACCTGTGAGGTGGTGCTGGTAAAAAACGATTTAAACGATGTGAACCGGGCTGTCCGGCTGGGCAAAAAAACCCTCTCCACCATCAAACGCAATTTTTTCTGGGCCTTTTTCTACAATGTTATGATGATCCCCGTGGCCGCAGGTGTCCTTTACCCGGAATTCAGAATCTCATTAACCCCGGAAGCCGCTGCCATCGCCATGTGGTTTTCATCCTTGTCCGTTGTGGGCAACTCTCTGCTGCTTAACCGGTTTGGACGGCGCCTGGATGCATAG
- a CDS encoding heavy metal-associated domain-containing protein, with protein MQKNLSVEGMSCQHCVNRVKKYLEKVGTNVSVDLEAKKAQFDARSEVDMNTVIKDISEFGFTAKEI; from the coding sequence ATGCAAAAAAATTTGAGTGTAGAAGGCATGTCCTGCCAACATTGTGTGAACAGAGTCAAAAAGTATCTGGAAAAAGTGGGAACAAATGTTTCCGTGGATCTTGAAGCAAAAAAGGCACAGTTTGATGCCCGAAGTGAAGTGGATATGAATACAGTAATCAAGGATATCTCTGAATTCGGTTTCACGGCCAAAGAGATTTAA
- a CDS encoding MFS transporter, producing the protein MLNTARRMVYPFAPELARGLGVPLTAVTSLIAVNQATAVLGPLGALFADRVGNKPVLLLAVALCCIGCVGIALFPVYGVVLAGLFLAGLAKSLFDPSLQAQIASQVPYAQRGRFIGFTEISWAGATLLTIPAAGFIMSHFSWQAPFKIVAILTVACFFLLLKLAPARQPDKKTVRVRVDWKGLLQNKKVVGLLIFVFFMSLANDNVFVIYGVWLENACGLSLAQIGMSTVLIGVAEFTAEGGSALFSDRLGLKRSVLMGTAATAVIYLVLPFTESGIVLILSGLFALFLFFEFTIVSSMSLGTELLPESRAATMAAFFAVGGIGRIIGAFSGGLIWSAYGIQGICLVSGFCSVLALAALGVGTRTGAKNS; encoded by the coding sequence ATGTTGAATACCGCCCGGCGCATGGTCTACCCCTTTGCTCCGGAACTTGCCAGGGGTCTTGGGGTTCCCCTGACGGCCGTCACCTCATTAATCGCCGTCAACCAGGCCACGGCTGTGCTTGGGCCCTTGGGTGCCTTATTTGCCGACCGCGTTGGCAATAAACCCGTCCTGCTGCTGGCGGTTGCTCTGTGTTGCATCGGGTGTGTGGGTATTGCCTTGTTCCCTGTGTATGGTGTGGTCCTGGCAGGGTTGTTTCTGGCCGGGCTTGCCAAAAGTCTGTTTGATCCAAGTCTGCAGGCGCAAATCGCTTCCCAGGTTCCCTATGCCCAACGGGGCAGATTCATCGGCTTCACAGAAATTTCCTGGGCCGGCGCCACCTTGCTGACCATTCCTGCGGCCGGCTTTATCATGTCCCACTTCTCCTGGCAGGCGCCCTTTAAAATAGTGGCCATCCTCACGGTTGCCTGTTTTTTTTTGCTTCTCAAACTTGCCCCGGCCCGGCAACCGGATAAAAAAACGGTACGGGTACGCGTTGATTGGAAAGGACTTTTACAGAACAAAAAAGTAGTTGGTTTACTGATCTTTGTCTTTTTTATGTCCCTGGCCAATGACAATGTATTTGTCATTTACGGGGTCTGGCTGGAAAATGCCTGCGGACTCTCCCTGGCCCAGATCGGCATGAGTACCGTTCTCATCGGCGTGGCCGAATTTACGGCCGAAGGCGGCAGCGCCCTTTTTTCCGATAGGCTCGGTCTTAAACGATCGGTACTCATGGGCACGGCCGCCACCGCGGTAATCTATCTGGTTTTACCATTCACCGAATCGGGCATCGTCCTGATTCTGTCCGGCCTGTTTGCCCTGTTCCTGTTTTTTGAATTTACGATTGTCTCTTCCATGAGCCTGGGTACCGAGCTTCTCCCCGAATCCAGGGCCGCGACCATGGCGGCATTTTTTGCCGTGGGCGGCATCGGCCGAATCATCGGGGCATTTTCAGGCGGCCTTATCTGGTCTGCTTACGGCATTCAAGGCATCTGCCTGGTATCGGGCTTTTGTTCTGTCCTGGCCCTGGCAGCACTGGGCGTTGGCACACGAACCGGAGCAAAAAACAGTTGA
- a CDS encoding cytochrome c biogenesis protein CcdA, with product MLTQTITFPAAFVAGLLSFLSPCVLPLIPAYFSFITGLSLDELTADDKEVRKKVILSTLAYVAGFSSIFILFGASASFLGGLASQYSWVVRYVGGGIILIFGLHLLGIINIKSFQFERKFHFKETPFHLFGTFLIGMAFGAGWSPCIGPMLGSILIVAGSQDTILKGVLLLATYSAGMALPFILISIFINSMLGFMKKATRAMGIINKCAGGLLIVIGLLLIFDKFRLLAVF from the coding sequence ATGCTGACCCAGACCATTACATTTCCTGCCGCTTTTGTCGCAGGTCTTTTGTCATTTCTCTCCCCTTGTGTACTGCCGTTGATCCCGGCCTATTTCAGCTTTATCACGGGACTTTCTCTGGATGAACTGACGGCCGACGACAAAGAAGTCCGTAAAAAGGTGATCCTGTCCACCCTGGCCTATGTGGCGGGTTTCTCCTCTATTTTTATTTTGTTCGGGGCATCCGCCTCTTTTCTTGGCGGGCTTGCCTCCCAGTATTCCTGGGTGGTACGGTATGTGGGCGGCGGTATCATCCTGATTTTCGGGCTGCATCTACTGGGTATTATCAACATTAAAAGTTTTCAATTTGAACGCAAATTTCATTTCAAGGAAACCCCCTTTCATCTCTTTGGCACATTTTTGATCGGCATGGCCTTTGGTGCGGGCTGGAGCCCGTGCATCGGACCTATGCTGGGCAGCATTCTCATTGTGGCCGGCAGCCAGGATACCATCCTTAAAGGCGTGCTGCTTTTGGCCACCTATTCTGCGGGCATGGCTTTACCGTTTATATTGATATCCATTTTCATCAACTCCATGCTTGGCTTCATGAAAAAGGCCACCCGTGCCATGGGCATTATCAATAAGTGTGCAGGCGGACTCCTCATTGTCATTGGTCTGCTTTTAATCTTTGATAAATTCAGGCTTCTGGCAGTCTTTTAA
- a CDS encoding diguanylate cyclase, with product MKCINFVYNNDNDLKKIRSEFKNYSPENILIQVFCGISDMDMVSHLRSLLCQLFPGCAIIGASSAGEVLGANILEQSIVISFTAFEKTRVASALISQNDDLQAGGKEMANALNALGTNAVIVFGCGAKDGNYVNAIPFLEALNQELEDVVIAGGMASGYDELASRTFVFTEQELTEHGFAGAALSGPNLCVNTAHNLSWTPIGKTMTVTRAEGHRIYSIDHKSVKDIYRQYLGIETNPSSVYLMNYFPVMIKRGGMHITNPVWAVNPDGSFNVLKQCYTGEQVRFSYCDAGLQEEGARRMGRELHGYEPDAFFVYSCENRKTLFEDDIAVDMAALDGTSCSAGFFTFGECYTDKNNTPHFLHQTMTVLALSESETCKIFHENKNCKDKIELPRADLRRFRILKSMSHLISCTTKELEEKNKLLEKLANKDGLTGLFNRRFFDDTLAQRIKEQGRSGAPLSLILMDVDFFKPFNDHYGHVAGDDCLREISNLLETLMRRTSDMAFRYGGEEFCCILPSTAHPGALKMAEAIRSGVETLAIPHKTSEVAQVVTVSLGVITLTDNRHISTQELTDACDQLLYKAKHKGRNCLQGANLTGIDVF from the coding sequence ATGAAATGCATAAATTTTGTCTATAATAATGATAACGATTTAAAAAAAATAAGATCCGAGTTTAAAAATTATTCGCCTGAAAATATTCTGATCCAGGTGTTCTGCGGTATCTCAGACATGGATATGGTAAGCCACCTTCGATCACTGCTCTGTCAACTGTTTCCCGGCTGTGCCATAATCGGTGCAAGCTCGGCAGGAGAAGTTTTAGGTGCAAATATTCTGGAACAATCTATTGTAATCAGCTTTACCGCTTTTGAAAAAACCAGGGTCGCATCTGCTTTAATCTCACAGAATGATGATCTACAGGCCGGGGGTAAGGAAATGGCAAACGCGCTCAATGCCCTCGGAACCAATGCGGTCATTGTTTTTGGCTGCGGCGCGAAAGACGGCAATTATGTCAATGCCATTCCTTTTCTTGAAGCGCTGAACCAGGAACTTGAAGATGTCGTCATTGCCGGCGGTATGGCCAGTGGATATGACGAATTGGCAAGCCGAACGTTTGTGTTCACGGAACAGGAGCTGACAGAACACGGATTTGCAGGGGCAGCGCTCTCAGGCCCTAATTTATGTGTTAACACGGCCCACAATTTAAGTTGGACCCCCATTGGCAAAACAATGACCGTCACCCGGGCGGAGGGCCACAGGATCTACAGCATTGATCATAAATCCGTCAAAGATATATACCGGCAGTATCTGGGCATTGAAACGAATCCTTCATCGGTATATCTGATGAATTATTTCCCGGTTATGATAAAAAGAGGCGGTATGCATATCACCAATCCGGTCTGGGCTGTTAATCCTGATGGATCGTTTAATGTTTTAAAACAATGTTATACCGGAGAGCAGGTGCGGTTCAGTTATTGTGATGCAGGACTCCAGGAAGAAGGGGCCAGACGCATGGGAAGAGAACTGCACGGATATGAGCCCGATGCCTTTTTCGTCTACTCCTGTGAAAATAGAAAAACGCTTTTTGAAGATGATATTGCGGTTGATATGGCAGCCTTGGACGGCACCTCCTGTTCAGCCGGTTTTTTTACCTTTGGTGAATGCTACACAGATAAAAACAATACCCCCCATTTTCTGCACCAGACCATGACCGTGCTGGCCCTGTCTGAATCAGAAACCTGCAAAATTTTCCATGAAAACAAAAATTGTAAAGACAAGATTGAGCTGCCACGGGCAGATTTAAGACGGTTCCGAATTTTAAAATCCATGAGTCATCTGATCAGTTGCACCACCAAGGAACTGGAAGAAAAAAACAAACTGTTAGAAAAGCTTGCTAATAAGGACGGACTCACAGGACTTTTCAACCGCCGTTTTTTTGATGATACACTGGCCCAGCGCATAAAAGAGCAAGGCCGTTCAGGCGCCCCGTTGTCTTTAATTCTCATGGATGTTGATTTTTTTAAACCGTTCAATGACCATTACGGTCATGTGGCCGGGGATGACTGCCTTCGCGAAATATCCAATCTGCTTGAAACACTGATGAGACGAACTTCGGATATGGCATTTCGCTACGGCGGAGAGGAATTTTGCTGCATTCTGCCGTCCACGGCACATCCAGGTGCTTTAAAAATGGCAGAGGCTATCAGATCCGGTGTTGAGACCCTGGCCATTCCCCACAAAACATCAGAGGTTGCGCAAGTTGTCACAGTCAGTTTAGGGGTCATCACCCTGACCGACAATCGACACATCTCTACCCAGGAATTAACAGACGCCTGCGACCAGTTGCTGTATAAAGCCAAGCACAAGGGAAGAAATTGTTTGCAGGGGGCAAATCTGACCGGCATTGATGTGTTCTGA
- a CDS encoding HAMP domain-containing methyl-accepting chemotaxis protein — MKKSRSLKLKIIFWVAILLFICSALIIIFDHISNNVKDKFSDKFMIDVFDSVRLENEKFYIRRTSDTFQNFAGSEEVIRYLEDDRSTGNIQVIDGLFITLVQALKMRKLVLLDKNYNVVFSKSGQDSFATDNVFMTNGLKKLYDKSAKTWANEGTCIEADGKVVFIIATAVINDDDQVVGIAACELPVGDLALSLAKIVKGYVGYQGSDSTFSGACDSTFFEQVSPEKRKNAISNTSFVLELNSVCNPEALEAAAKQLKEKKQNPKAENHRHFYKLYPIEVEDINKNHYRYWLVLNYSAPAKVENRLDLIRPLVLGAILIASILLLLIFLSRLIKPLEKVVDALKDIAQGEGDLTQRLQVEAHNEIGEVAGWFNAFVERVHQLVIQIGENSNVVSEASGHLQQISEKLDKSSDDLSAMTQSAVSATDEMSMSMNSVAAAGEQATVNLEAVAEAADIMKSGLGQVSQECQTARKISDDASSQVQSASLRVVALGGAAKDIGKVVEVITEIAEQTNLLALNATIEAARAGDAGKGFAVVASEIKTLAAQTADATLEITNKIKTIQDSTDNTVQDVEKIAAVIEKVSGIIAGIAGELEEQSVSAFQVAENIAQASEGMGEVSQNIAESSNTATQISEDIAGVSAIASDISNEGSNMNQNAKTLSELALQLHNSVGVFKV; from the coding sequence ATGAAAAAATCGCGTTCATTAAAATTAAAGATTATCTTCTGGGTTGCAATCCTTCTTTTTATTTGTTCGGCGCTGATCATTATTTTTGATCATATCTCAAACAATGTGAAAGATAAATTTTCAGATAAATTTATGATTGATGTGTTTGATAGTGTGAGATTGGAAAATGAAAAATTTTACATCAGACGAACGAGTGATACGTTTCAGAACTTTGCTGGTTCCGAGGAGGTCATCAGATATCTGGAAGACGATCGCAGTACCGGGAATATTCAGGTTATTGATGGACTTTTCATAACCCTTGTCCAGGCTTTGAAAATGCGTAAACTAGTGCTGCTGGATAAAAATTATAATGTTGTCTTTTCAAAGAGCGGACAGGATTCGTTTGCCACAGACAATGTGTTTATGACGAACGGATTAAAAAAATTATATGACAAATCTGCGAAGACCTGGGCAAATGAAGGCACCTGTATCGAAGCGGACGGTAAGGTGGTCTTTATTATTGCCACGGCCGTCATCAATGATGATGACCAGGTGGTGGGGATAGCTGCCTGTGAACTGCCGGTTGGAGACCTGGCGCTCTCCCTTGCCAAAATAGTGAAAGGCTACGTGGGATACCAGGGATCTGATTCAACCTTCTCCGGGGCCTGTGACAGCACCTTTTTTGAGCAGGTCTCCCCTGAAAAAAGAAAAAATGCCATCTCAAATACAAGTTTTGTGCTTGAACTCAACTCGGTCTGTAATCCGGAAGCGTTAGAGGCGGCGGCGAAACAGTTAAAAGAGAAAAAGCAGAATCCAAAAGCCGAAAACCATCGCCATTTTTATAAGCTTTATCCCATAGAAGTTGAGGACATTAACAAAAATCATTATAGATATTGGCTGGTTTTGAACTATTCGGCACCGGCTAAAGTCGAAAACAGGCTGGACCTTATCAGGCCCCTGGTCCTTGGGGCGATACTCATTGCCAGCATCCTGTTATTGTTGATATTTTTATCCAGATTAATCAAACCCCTGGAAAAGGTTGTGGATGCATTAAAGGATATTGCCCAGGGTGAGGGCGATTTGACACAAAGGCTTCAGGTTGAGGCCCATAACGAAATTGGAGAGGTGGCCGGCTGGTTTAACGCCTTTGTGGAGCGGGTTCATCAGCTTGTCATTCAAATCGGGGAGAATTCAAATGTTGTTTCCGAGGCTTCGGGACACTTGCAGCAGATATCTGAAAAGCTGGATAAAAGTTCAGATGATTTGTCTGCCATGACCCAGTCTGCCGTATCTGCAACCGATGAGATGAGCATGAGCATGAATTCCGTGGCCGCCGCCGGCGAACAGGCCACCGTTAATCTGGAAGCCGTTGCCGAGGCAGCAGATATAATGAAATCGGGGCTGGGTCAGGTCTCCCAGGAGTGTCAGACCGCCCGGAAGATTTCTGATGATGCCTCTTCCCAGGTCCAGTCTGCATCGCTCAGGGTTGTGGCTTTAGGCGGAGCGGCAAAAGATATCGGCAAAGTGGTTGAAGTGATCACTGAAATAGCCGAACAGACCAATCTTCTTGCATTGAATGCAACCATTGAAGCGGCCAGGGCCGGAGACGCCGGCAAGGGGTTTGCCGTTGTGGCAAGTGAGATAAAAACACTGGCCGCCCAGACCGCCGATGCAACCCTTGAAATCACCAACAAAATCAAAACCATCCAGGATTCTACCGACAACACCGTACAAGACGTGGAAAAGATTGCCGCTGTTATCGAAAAAGTGTCCGGAATCATTGCCGGCATCGCCGGCGAGCTGGAAGAACAGTCGGTTTCTGCGTTCCAGGTGGCCGAAAATATTGCCCAGGCGTCTGAAGGCATGGGCGAGGTCAGTCAAAATATTGCCGAAAGTTCCAATACTGCAACGCAAATTTCAGAAGATATTGCAGGGGTTAGTGCCATTGCCTCCGACATATCCAACGAAGGTTCGAATATGAACCAGAACGCAAAAACATTGTCGGAACTGGCTTTACAACTTCATAACAGTGTCGGGGTATTTAAGGTGTAA
- a CDS encoding NAD(+)--dinitrogen-reductase ADP-D-ribosyltransferase, which yields MSDYHYQYSLCNVPSWVIGSREFNADPTPLTVLGVRESHAHFFKQLDALSTWEDRARIFRDYMEVAFHLHQWREKGDDGRMLSIKHSYLRFLRGWLFESDSIEGAVLKGWVQTRMGLPPIYHNGRIKGKDSDEYLSYMKDRMKGSAQTNGIFNQLDLLFEFVQYELNRRDPERTHITLFRGVHGFYDHELLEWDKKTGKGVLRLNNLNSFTHDFERAWEFGTFVIEVQVPVAKIFFDGDFLHAGILRGEKEVLVIGGVYDISRRII from the coding sequence ATGTCCGATTACCATTATCAATACAGCTTGTGTAATGTGCCTTCCTGGGTCATCGGTTCCCGGGAATTCAACGCCGATCCGACCCCGTTAACTGTTCTTGGTGTACGGGAGAGCCATGCTCATTTTTTCAAACAGCTGGACGCACTTTCTACCTGGGAAGACAGGGCTAGAATATTTCGAGATTATATGGAGGTGGCCTTTCATCTTCACCAGTGGCGGGAAAAAGGCGATGACGGTCGAATGCTCAGTATCAAGCACAGTTACTTAAGATTTCTCAGGGGCTGGCTTTTTGAATCCGATTCCATTGAAGGCGCGGTGTTGAAAGGATGGGTGCAAACCCGGATGGGGCTGCCCCCGATCTATCATAACGGCCGGATCAAAGGAAAAGACAGTGACGAGTATTTATCATACATGAAGGATCGGATGAAAGGTTCCGCGCAAACAAACGGTATTTTCAACCAGCTGGATCTTCTTTTTGAATTTGTTCAATACGAGCTGAACCGCCGTGATCCCGAAAGGACCCATATTACCCTTTTCAGAGGTGTCCATGGGTTTTATGATCATGAACTGCTTGAATGGGATAAAAAGACGGGTAAAGGGGTGCTTCGGCTCAATAATTTGAACTCCTTTACCCATGATTTTGAACGGGCCTGGGAATTTGGTACATTCGTTATTGAGGTCCAGGTACCTGTGGCAAAGATTTTTTTTGACGGCGATTTTCTTCATGCCGGGATACTCAGGGGGGAGAAAGAGGTGCTGGTTATCGGCGGTGTGTACGATATTTCCAGACGAATCATCTAA
- the draG gene encoding ADP-ribosyl-[dinitrogen reductase] hydrolase, with product MQSVRIPDRKQIVEKAKGAFVGLAIGDALGATTEFMTPEEIKVQYGVHKQIIGKGWLYLKPGQVTDDTQMSVCIGRAIQKANGWNLTAVADEFAEWVGGRPIDVGSTCARGIRNYILHQTLEVKPSRWSAGNGALMRMLPVALYTLANKDLLAQYVVEQAHITHNNPLSDAACIFFGRLLHETMMGGELFGELFALTKEFVNEYPEFSYVPYPGKSSAYVVDTVQTVFHFLFTTDNFEDCLVGTVNQGGDADTTGALVGMLAGAVYGVNGIPKRWLKRLDPFVYTEVEALAQYLVERSPALVSSKH from the coding sequence ATGCAATCGGTTCGGATACCTGACAGAAAACAAATTGTGGAGAAGGCAAAAGGCGCCTTTGTCGGCCTTGCCATAGGAGATGCGCTCGGGGCAACCACCGAGTTCATGACACCCGAGGAAATTAAAGTACAATATGGCGTGCACAAGCAGATCATTGGCAAGGGGTGGCTCTATCTTAAACCCGGACAGGTCACCGATGATACCCAGATGTCGGTTTGTATCGGACGGGCCATTCAAAAAGCAAACGGCTGGAATCTTACCGCCGTGGCCGACGAGTTTGCCGAGTGGGTCGGCGGCCGGCCCATTGATGTCGGCTCCACATGTGCCCGGGGAATCCGAAACTATATTCTCCATCAAACCCTCGAAGTGAAACCAAGCCGCTGGAGTGCCGGAAACGGGGCGTTGATGCGCATGCTTCCCGTTGCCCTTTATACCCTGGCAAATAAAGATCTTCTTGCCCAATATGTGGTGGAACAGGCCCATATTACGCACAATAACCCCTTGTCTGATGCGGCGTGCATCTTTTTTGGCCGTTTGCTCCATGAGACCATGATGGGTGGTGAACTATTCGGTGAGCTTTTTGCCCTGACCAAAGAGTTTGTCAATGAATATCCTGAATTTTCTTATGTGCCGTATCCGGGCAAAAGCTCTGCCTATGTTGTGGATACGGTGCAGACCGTTTTTCATTTTTTATTTACAACAGACAACTTTGAAGATTGTCTGGTTGGTACCGTAAACCAGGGCGGGGATGCGGATACCACCGGCGCACTGGTCGGAATGCTTGCCGGCGCGGTTTATGGGGTCAACGGGATACCAAAACGCTGGCTGAAACGATTGGATCCCTTTGTGTATACAGAGGTCGAAGCGCTTGCCCAATATTTGGTGGAGCGCTCTCCGGCACTTGTATCATCCAAGCATTAA